One window from the genome of Emys orbicularis isolate rEmyOrb1 chromosome 22, rEmyOrb1.hap1, whole genome shotgun sequence encodes:
- the LOC135893471 gene encoding chymotrypsin-like elastase family member 2A yields the protein MIRILFATLTLAAGALSCGDPAYPPLLTRVVGGEDARPFSWPWQVSLQYSSSGNWHHTCGGTLIASNWVLTAAHCISSSRTYRVLLGKYNLKATEQGSIAASPEKIIVHEGWNSNRVSNGNDIALIKLSQSVARSNQIQPACLPAANSLLASGVVCYVTGWGRLQTNGALPAILQQGPLVVVDYATCSLPAWWGSTVKTTMVCAGGDGLISSCNGDSGGPLNCRGADGRWEVHGVVSFGSSLGCNYYRKPSVFTRVSAFNSWIATVMANN from the exons ATGATCCGTATCCTGTTCGCTACCCTGACGCTGGCTGCTGGGG CCCTCAGTTGTGGGGATCCCGCTTACCCGCCTCTCTTGACCAGAGTGGTTGGAGGAGAAGATGCAAGACCATTCAGCTGGCCCTGGCAG GTGTCCCTGCAATACAGTTCCAGCGGTAACTGGCATCACACCTGTGGGGGAACCCTCATTGCAAGCAACTGGGTCCTGACAGCTGCTCACTGCATCAG CTCTTCTCGGACCTATCGAGTGCTTCTTGGCAAATACAACCTAAAGGCTACTGAACAAGGATCGATTGCAGCCAGTCCAGAAAAAATCATTGTCCATGAAGGCTGGAACTCAAACCGTGTTTCAAACGG CAACGACATTGCTTTGATCAAACTCTCACAGAGCGTTGCCCGGAGCAATCAAATCCAGCCGGCCTGCCTCCCCGCAGCAAACAGTCTCCTGGCCTCTGGCGTCGTCTGCTACGTAACAGGATGGGGAAGGCTGCAGA CAAACGGCGCTCTCCCAGCTATCCTGCAGCAAGGGCCCTTGGTCGTGGTGGATTATGCCACCTGTTCCCTGCCTGCCTGGTGGGGTAGCACAGTAAAAACCACCATGGTCTGTGCCGGCGGCGACGGGCTGATCTCCAGCTGCAAC GGGGACTCCGGTGGCCCACTGAACTGCAGAGGTGCTGACGGCAGGTGGGAAGTGCATGGCGTAGTCAGCTTCGGCTCGTCGCTAGGCTGTAATTATTACCGCAAACCCTCCGTCTTCACTCGGGTCTCCGCTTTCAACAGCTGGATCGCTACG GTTATGGCAAACAACTAA